CGAAACTTTCCCAGAGACACCTGCCCCTGGTGGCAGAGAAAGCTTGGCATAACCAGAATCTGGGGAGATCTGTGTCTCTGCCCCTCCCTTCAGCACCTGGAGCCAATGCCTCCCAAATGCCAACCCTTGAGCCAGGAGTCTGAGAAGTTATTTGGCCCTCCCGAGCCTCAGCATGCTCATTGGAAAAATGCACGTGGGGATCCACAAAACTCAGAAGGAAAACTGGCTGTGGGGGTTTAGGTGACATGACAATTGCAGCCTAGCTGAGCTCAGCGCACCCCCATCCCTGCCCTAGGGCATGGAGTTCCCTGGACCCCTGGGAGAGCTTACATGGCCGGATGGGTGGTTCCATCTCTCACACCACTCCAAGATTCAGGGGGCTCAGGGGGTGCAAATCGCAGCGGACCTAGAGGTGGCTTGGCAAAGGGAATTCCCAGGAAGGTATGGACCCCGGTATCGGCGCCCCTGACATGGACAAGACTTCCCAGCACCTGGCCCGCGTGTGTGGTCCGGATGGGACTGGCAGAGTCCTGGCCTGTTGGCAGAGAGACAGACATCACGGTTGGGTTTGACCAATCAGCTGCCCTCCCATACTGTTGTTATTGCTGCCTCCTTGCCACCCTCAGCTCAGCTCAAGGGATCCTGATATAAACACAGGCTTTACGAACTTCCTGCCTGTAACAGTCCCTTcccactctgcctccctgggCCTGTCTCCATCCCACCAGGCTGAGGTTCCTTGGGGCCTGGCACCATCATTCAGCCCTAAGACACTCAAACAAAGAGTCACATGCCCTTGTTGGGACTAGAGTGTCCTTTCAACTGTGTGCCAGGTCATGTGACAGTAGGATGATGGTGGGAATTGAGCAGGCATGTTTCCTGTCCTCAGGGATATCATGCCCAAGGTGGCAAGAAATGACATAAAGAAAGCATCCTCCAAACCATGAGTGATGttggtgatcctcccatctctgcctctcaaagtgtgggataacaggtgtgagccactgtgcttggccaaaaatattttaaaaggtagccATCTGTGAGGCCGGGCAAATCTTCCTGCTGGGCTCTTGGTGAATTCTAGAATGTGGTCAAGGGCAGGCACGGGAGGAAGCCCTGCAGGAGTGCACCATGGGGCAGAGGGAGTATGGACTCCACCTGGGCAGATTAAATTAGGAAAGGGTTGGGAGAGACAGTCATATTATAGACTTAGGAGAGTTTCAGGTAACAGGACCAAAGGCGGAAACAATCCTGGAGCTTCTGATAAGGGCCGGGAGAAGCCTGGCGGGCACACAGAGCCGTCACCTTTGCCCTGGAAACCAAGTTGTACCTTTGCCCAGGATGAAGTAAATAGCGTGAGGGACACCACAGCTCTTTGGCTCTTTTCTcttgaaaaagatatttgctttttcacccaggctggagtgcattagtgTGAtgaaggctcactgcagcctcaacctcccctgctagagtgatcctcccacctcagcctcccaagtagttgggactacaggtcaCAGGCCACCACAgccctttaatttctttaaatattttgtacacaccgagtctcactatattgcccaggctggcctccaactcctgggctcaaacgattctccccctgggccttccaaagtgctgggattacaagcgtgagccaatCACTCCCAGCCACTGCAGCCTTTTGGATCCCCTTTAGGATTTGGCCCCTGGGGGCTTCTGTTCCCCAAGGACCACTAATCTTGTCTGAAGCCCCTTTGGAGGGGTCAGGGCGCCCCCCTGGCCAAGGACGCCACACACTCAGAGCCAGATGCTGCGAgaaactattattgttattaccgGCCGACAGCACCCTCTACTGCCACAATCATAAGAGGGAAATGGACGGAATCCCCGCACCCCCAATCCCTCACCCACTCCCACCCAGGGCTGCCGACCCTGCCTGGCATGTCCTGGCGCTCCTGGATCCCCTGTACTCTGCTGATTCTTCGCCGTGGTGTCCTGCAGCCAGACCCTTTCTGCGCTTCTAGGAGCCCACCTCGGGCGGCTGGGAGGCATGGCGTGGGGCTCACGAGTTCCACGCTGTCATCTACAccagctcctgcctcccaggcaccTTCCCTCCCGCACTGTCAGGTTCTGCCTCCGCAGCATTTGGCAGATCTGAGCCCGGTCCCTGTCGCCCCTCCGTGGGAGCCTCACCCTGGCCGCAGACTAGAAGCAGCAGGAGCCCACAGGCCACCGCACTCAGCCGCGCCCGAAGTCCGTGCAGCCGCATGGTCAACTTGCTGGTCTCGGTTCGCTGTCCGCGGACAGGCTGCTGTTCACCCAGAGGCTGCCCGGGTCGTTCCAGCCGTGGATCAGTGCCTCGCCCAGCCTCGGAGTTTGGACTGGGCAGGGAGTGGGTGGGGTGCGCTGGCTTTTCAGGGAAAGGTGGGTCTGGTAGGAGAGCAGGACTGAGCAGTCATAGATGGGTGGGGATCTAGTGGCAGGCAGGCCCGGGCACGGCCACTTCCCTTCTGCCTAGGCCCCTTTAGCATCCTCCGAACGGGCTGTGCGATTTCTACAGCCCCTCcctttaaaaaggccaaatatttctttctccgGGAGCTCGGCTGTTAAGACGCGAGTCTGCCAAGGCTCCTGGctgaataaaaaacctcttccttctttaatccggtgtctgaggagttttatctgcggctcgtcctgctacatttcttggttccctgaccgggaAGTGAGGTGATTAACGGATGGTCGAGGCAGCCCCTTAGGCAGCTTATGCCTGCCCTATAGAGCATCCCTTGGGGGAACTCTGGCCAGCTGGAGCGATGCGGATCCTGAGAGCGCTCCCGTGTAGGCAATTGCCCCGGTGGAATGCTTCCTCCGAGCAGTGCACAGCAGGTCCCCGTGGAGGatcaacacagtggctgaacaccaggAAGGAACCTGCACTTTAAGTccggacatctgaaacttggtaagactagtctttggaacttgcccactccatttg
This DNA window, taken from Theropithecus gelada isolate Dixy unplaced genomic scaffold, Tgel_1.0 HiC_scaffold_209, whole genome shotgun sequence, encodes the following:
- the LOC112617490 gene encoding cocaine esterase-like: MRLHGLRARLSAVACGLLLLLVCGQGQDSASPIRTTHAGQVLGSLVHVRGADTGVHTFLGIPFAKPPLGPLRFAPPEPPESWSGVRDGTTHPAM